One region of Vigna angularis cultivar LongXiaoDou No.4 chromosome 10, ASM1680809v1, whole genome shotgun sequence genomic DNA includes:
- the LOC108320368 gene encoding respiratory burst oxidase homolog protein A, with the protein MNGAPKHERRWASDTVPDVAFVSGGTSPGTESYSVADEYVEVTLDVQDDHTIVLRGVESVTVVNVDEGCAASGNETPVSSAWSPSIRRSSPSRWRQFSQELKTEAVAKARQFSQELKAELRRFSWSQGGSETAFLPRDLRKQRAQIERNSSGTKKALRGLKFISSKSNGADAWNEVQSNFDSLAKDGFLYRTDFAQCIGMKDSKEFALELFDALGRRRRLRVEKISRDELSEFWSQITDQSFDSRLQIFFDMVDKNEDGRITEEEVKEIIMLSASANKLSRLKEQAEEYAALIMEELDPERLGYIELWQLETLLLQKDTYLNYSQALSYTSQALSQSLQGIRARSRIRRMSRRMIYYLQENWKRLWVLALWVSVMIGLFTWKFIEYKRKNAYHVMGYCLLAAKGAAETLKFNMALILFPVCRNTITWLRSTKLAYIAPFDDNINFHKTIAAAVVIGVILHAGNHLACDFPRLVNSSEKMYEKYLDGVFGDHKPSYGDLIKGVEGMTGILMVILMAIAFTLATKWFRRNLIKLPKPLNRLTGFNAFWYSHHLFVIVYVLLIIHGVSLYLERKWHLQTTWMYLAVPIVLYVGERTLRYFRSGFYTVRLIKVAIYTGNVLTLQMSKPPQFRYKSGQYMFVQCPAVSPFEWHPFSITSAPGDDYLSVHIRQLGDWTQELKRVFSAACEPPVAGKSGLLRADETTKKCLPKLRIDGPYGAPAQDYKNYDVLLLVGLGIGATPFISILKDLLNNIVKMEELADSISDSSRGSDLSTGTADSLSSSKISPKRKKTLKTTNSYFYWVTREQGSFDWFKGVMNEVAELDQRGVIEMHNYLTSVYEEGDARSALITMVQALNHAKNGVDIVSGTRVRTHFARPNWKKVFSKICSKHCNGRIGVFYCGAPVLAKELSRLCFEFNEKGQTKFEFHKEHF; encoded by the exons ATGAACGGTGCTCCAAAGCACGAACGCCGCTGGGCGTCTGATACGGTGCCGGATGTTGCATTCGTCAGCGGAGGGACGTCGCCGGGAACCGAGTCATACTCCGTCGCCGACGAGTACGTCGAGGTCACTCTCGACGTTCAAGACGATCACACCATCGTTCTCCGCGGCGTTGAGTCGGTGACTGTCGTTAATGTCGACGAAGGCTGTGCCGCGAGCGGAAATGAAACTCCGGTGTCTTCTGCCTGGTCTCCGTCGATCAGGAGGAGCTCTCCCAGCCGGTGGAGGCAGTTCTCGCAGGAGCTTAAGACCGAGGCGGTTGCGAAAGCGAGGCAGTTCTCGCAGGAGCTCAAGGCGGAACTGCGGCGGTTTTCGTGGAGTCAGGGAGGATCTGAAACGGCGTTCTTGCCGCGAGATCTTAGGAAGCAGCGCGCTCAAATTGAGCGCAACAGCTCCGGTACGAAGAAAGCACTCCGTGGACTGAAATTCATTAGCAGTAAATCCAACGGCGCTGATGCCTGGAACGAGGTGCAAAGCAATTTTGATAGTCTTGCTAAAGACGGTTTTCTCTACCGCACCGATTTTGCGCAATGCATAG GAATGAAGGACTCTAAGGAGTTCGCACTGGAACTGTTCGATGCTCTGGGTCGTAGACGAAGACTCAGGGTTGAAAAGATCAGCAGAGACGAACTTAGCGAATTCTGGTCGCAAATTACCGATCAAAGCTTTGATTCACGGCTCCAGATTTTCTTTGATAT GGTGGACAAGAACGAAGATGGTAGAATAACCGAAGAAGAAGTGAAAGAG ATCATTATGCTAAGCGCTTCAGCAAATAAGTTATCCAGATTGAAAGAGCAAGCCGAAGAATATGCAGCTCTGATCATGGAAGAGTTAGACCCTGAAAGACTTGGGTACATTGAG CTATGGCAATTGGAGACGCTTCTGTTACAAAAGGATACGTATCTGAACTACAGCCAAGCACTAAGCTACACCAGTCAAGCTTTGAGTCAGAGCCTACAAGGAATAAGGGCAAGAAGCCGGATACGTAGGATGAGCCGCAGGATGATCTACTATTTGCAAGAAAATTGGAAGAGGCTTTGGGTTTTAGCATTGTGGGTTTCAGTGATGATTGGGCTGTTTACGTGGAAGTTCATCGAGTACAAGCGAAAAAATGCTTATCATGTCATGGGTTACTGTCTCCTCGCGGCCAAAGGTGCTGCTGAAACACTCAAGTTCAACATGGCACTAATACTCTTTCCCGTCTGCAGAAATACCATAACGTGGCTCAGGTCCACCAAGTTGGCTTATATTGCACCTTTCGATGATAACATTAACTTTCATAAG ACAATTGCTGCTGCAGTAGTGATTGGAGTGATACTTCATGCCGGGAATCACCTTGCTTGTGATTTTCCGAGACTTGTAAATTCGTCTGAAAAAATGTATGAGAAGTATTTGGACGGCGTATTTGGTGATCACAAACCCAGTTACGGAGACCTCATTAAGGGGGTTGAGGGCATGACTGGAATTCTCATGGTGATTTTGATGGCAATAGCATTTACTCTTGCAACAAAATGGTTCAGAAGAAATCTTATTAAGCTTCCTAAACCGCTTAATAGGCTCACTGGTTTCAATGCGTTCTGGTATTCACACCATCTATTTGTCATTGTCTATGTCCTTCTCATCATTCATGGTGTAAGTCTTTACCTCGAGCGCAAATGGCACCTCCAGACG ACATGGATGTATCTTGCAGTTCCAATCGTTCTTTATGTGGGAGAAAGAACGCTAAGATACTTCCGTTCTGGTTTCTATACAGTCCGTCTTATAAAG GTTGCCATTTATACTGGAAATGTTCTGACATTGCAAATGTCGAAGCCGCCTCAATTTCGTTACAAGAGTGGACAATACATGTTTGTACAATGTCCAGCTGTTTCTCCATTTGAGTG GCATCCGTTTTCTATTACCTCTGCTCCTGGCGATGACTACCTGAGTGTTCACATACGGCAACTGGGAGATTGGACACAGGAGCTCAAAAGGGTATTTTCTGCGGCCTGTGAGCCTCCCGTAGCTGGGAAGAGCGGCCTTCTCAGGGCTGATGAAACCACCAAGAAATG CTTACCAAAGCTAAGGATAGATGGACCTTATGGTGCGCCAGCACAAGACTACAAAAACTATGATGTCCTACTACTTGTCGGTCTCGGGATTGGAGCAACACCTTTTATTAGCATTCTAAAAGATCTTCTCAACAATATTGTCAAAATGGAGGAGCTGGCG GACTCGATCTCTGATTCCAGTAGAGGTTCAGACCTGAGCACTGGGACTGCAGATTCGCTGTCTTCTAGTAAGATTTCTCCGAAACGGAAGAAGACACTTAAGACTACCAATTCTTATTTCTACTGGGTAACAAGGGAACAAGGTTCTTTCGATTGGTTTAAAGGGGTCATGAATGAAGTTGCTGAACTTGACCAAAGG GGTGTTATTGAGATGCACAACTACTTAACTAGCGTATACGAGGAAGGCGATGCCAGGTCCGCCCTCATTACTATGGTGCAAGCCCTCAACCATGCAAAAAATGGAGTTGATATTGTTTCTGGGACTAGG GTGAGAACTCATTTTGCTAGGCCAAACTGGAAGAAGGTTTTCTCTAAAATATGTTCCAAGCACTGCAATGGACGAATAG GGGTATTCTATTGTGGCGCACCAGTTTTGGCCAAAGAATTAAGCAGGCTCTGCTTCGAGTTCAACGAAAAAGGTCAAACAAAATTTGAGTTTCATAAGGAGCATTTCTAA
- the LOC108320341 gene encoding protein LURP-one-related 17 produces MRVFPRFRSLSRAVHQEQEQEHDEEKNNAEQLSTSLTVWRKSLVMSCKGFTVIDCCGNLVYRVDNYIGRPNEVTLMDASGKSILTMFRRRRLGLLEEWFVYEGEVGNIRRRSKLSEPSKSPICCVRKHVNILHGNSNVLAYVFRGVSHSDKRCVAFTVEGSYANRTCKVLDECRRVVAEIKRKEANTKNVSFGIEIFQLVVHSGIDPAFAMALVLLLDQMFS; encoded by the exons ATGAGGGTGTTTCCTAGATTCAGATCCCTGTCGAGAGCAGTTCATCAGGAACAAGAACAAGAGCATGACGAGGAGAAAAACAACGCAGAACAGTTGAGTACGTCCCTGACAGTTTGGAGAAAATCCTTGGTGATGAGTTGCAAAGGATTCACAGTCATCGATTGTTGTGGGAATTTGGTGTATCGGGTCGACAATTATATTGGTCGACCCAACGAAGTCACTCTCATGGATGCCTCGGGAAAATCTATCCTCACCATGTTCCGCCGCAGG AGGCTTGGATTGTTGGAAGAATGGTTTGTGTATGAAGGGGAAGTGGGGAACATTAGAAGGAGAAGTAAATTGTCTGAGCCATCAAAGAGTCCAATTTGTTGTGTAAGGAAGCATGTCAATATTTTACATGGAAACTCCAATGTTCTGGCCTACGTGTTCCGTGGAGTCTCACATTCAGATAAACGGTGTGTGGCGTTCACTGTAGAAGGTTCCTACGCAAATCGTACGTGTAAGGTGTTGGATGAGTGTAGAAGGGTCGTGGCTGAAATTAAGAGGAAGGAAGCTAACACCAAAAACGTCTCTTTTGGGATAGAGATTTTTCAGTTGGTTGTGCATTCTGGCATTGATCCAGCCTTTGCCATGGCACTCGTCTTACTCCTCGATCAAATGTTTTCGTGA
- the LOC108320322 gene encoding late embryogenesis abundant protein At1g64065: MYDNKSLHKERGSAKCFVCILASFVILCALLLVLVSITRVREPRVKIRSATSNQITHNASSSSPSFNATIIIFISIDNPNFDVFAYENCSVSVLYAGVKIGDRPINGDKVSIRKTKEINVTVDLRSGGDQVPVTANFSGDMNSGRLNLTSYAKFTGTVRFFKIMNVKKSIQMACAMKLNFTSHVLQNIQCQ, encoded by the coding sequence ATGTACGATAACAAGTCCTTACACAAGGAACGAGGTAGCGCTAAATGTTTCGTATGCATTCTCGCTTCCTTCGTCATCTTATGTGCACTTCTACTGGTTTTGGTGTCTATAACACGTGTGAGGGAGCCACGTGTCAAAATAAGGTCAGCTACGTCCAACCAAATCACTCACAACGCTTCATCATCGTCACCTTCCTTCAACGCCACCATCATCATCTTTATCAGCATCGACAACCCCAATTTCGATGTCTTCGCTTACGAGAATTGCAGTGTGAGTGTGCTCTATGCGGGTGTGAAGATTGGTGATAGACCAATCAACGGTGACAAAGTGAGTATCAGAAAAaccaaagaaattaatgttacAGTTGATTTGAGGTCCGGTGGTGATCAGGTACCCGTTACTGCTAATTTTTCCGGTGACATGAATTCAGGGAGGTTGAATCTCACCAGCTACGCCAAGTTTACTGGCACGGTtcgttttttcaaaattatgaaTGTCAAAAAGAGCATCCAAATGGCTTGTGCTATGAAGCTCAACTTCACCTCTCACGTACTTCAGAATATTCAATGCCAATAG